Genomic window (Thermococcus sp.):
TGTGGAGAGCGTTCCGTCCACCCAGCTTGACTCAGGCCAGAGGTGCTCGCCTTTGACGCCTGCAAGTTTGTAGAGTTCGCTGAGGCCCGTGGCCTCCTTGAGGGCGTTGAGGTGGTCTTTTAGGTCGAGGTAGTCCATCGGCCTCGGTTTAAGGACATTAGCCTTGTTCCCATACATCTGGATGTACTCATCGGGGGTCACCGTCCTTATCAACCCCAACCTCTGGAGTTGCTCAAGCTTCTTGTAGAGCAGGTTCAGAAACATATCTCCTTCATATGGGTAGTTTTCCCACGGGTTCTCTCCGTCAAGGGCGATGACATAAACTAAACTGCCGTCGTAGTTCTGTTTCTGTACTTCGAGGAGCTGGTTTACAAAATCGTTGACGGCTTGATACTGATTCATACCTGCGTAGTTGAAGCCAATACTGTCGCTCAGTTCGTGATCCCTTGGGAATATGTATATCTTGGTGCCATTGAAGTCCGCCACCCACGGCCTGAAGTAGTTGGTAACGTTGTACTTTATCCCCATCTCACCGAGCACTTTCTGATCACTTATTACCCATTCCCACCCGTTTTCTGCCAAGAGCTTGAGGGTTTCATCGTTCAGGGTGCATTCCGCTTCCCATCCACCGTTTGGCAAGGCTGTTCCGTTTCCGAGGTATTCCTTGTACAGCTGCTCTCCTTTCTTTATCTGGGATACAAAATCGCTCTCCCATCCGAGATCGTTAAGTATTGGCCCTATTGGGTGTGCGTACGGAACGAACGTTATGGCATCCGAACGGTTTCCTCCGAGGTACTTGTTTATGTCCCTGTAATATGCGAAGGTGTGATTTAAGAGGTACATTTGTGCGTCCAGCACCGTTTTCAAGTCGTTTCTTGTGTATCCACCGGTGTTAATCCTCTTGTAGATTGCATCGAGGGCGCTGTTGTTTACTATATAATCATGGGGCAACCAGGCAAGGTTGAAGAGGACTGCGAGATCCAAATAATCCTGAGAGCTTAGGCTGGAGGTTATTTTGACTTCCTGCTCGTTCAGGGGAAGGTTACCGTACTTCTTAAAGAGGGAGTTTCTCTCGTTTAATATCTGTGTGTATCTCTGCCAGAATACTCTGATTGGATTGCCATTTTTATCGGCCACGGGTTCGCCGTTCCATGGGATGGTATTGTCAAAGAAGCCCCCAGGAACCTGAAGCATTATCCATTTCTCCTTGGTGGTTAGAGGTTTTCCATCGGCGATGTTCCAGCTTATTCTCTCTCTGACGTCCATCGAACCGTTCATATACATGGCCATCTGCTGGATCAGCGAACCGGAGAGGTCTATCGTTACGTGAATATCGGGATACTTTGAAAGGATCTCAGCCATCCTCCAGTAATCCCTAGCCGCATGCAACCGGACCCAGGGAAGTACAAACTGCTTGGATATCGGGTCGTAATAAAAGGGTTGGTGCATATGCCAGACTATCACCACGTTCAAGGGCTTTGCCTGCTGGCTATCCCCCGCCGTGGTGTAAGGGGCCGCCATTATACTGGCCACGACTATCATCATAGCCAGCATAGAGATTGTCTTTCCTCCTTTCATACCATTCCACCCCCCTCTAGGAATTCCAATTGCGTGCACCTTTCGGATGCACGTGTACTGTACAGCATGACAAACGGACATCCTAAGTATATCATTCCTTGAGTCCCCCCAGTGTCAGTCCGCTCCTTATGTAGTTCTGTGCCAGCATGAACAGTATAAACACTGGCAATGCAAAGAGGAGGGCTGCCGCTGCAAAGTAGCTCCACTGTATTCCCCTGTTTACCCCGCTCAGTAGAGACCATATCCACACCGCAAGGGGTTGGTTGCTCTGTTCCAGCAACAGGTTAGCCAGGATGAACTCGGTCCACCCGCCTATAAACGCGAATATTGAGACGGTGGCTATACCCGGAAGTGCCAGGGGCAGGAGGACATAGCGTATTATCTGAAGGTAACTGGCGCCGTCTATTATGGCAGCCTCATCGAAGTCGGGGCTTATGGAGTCTATGTAACCCTTAAGCAACCATGTGTTGAAGGGGACACCTCCCGCGGCGTATATAAGTGAAAGAACCGGTAGTTTGTTGTAAAGACCTATCTTGACGACGATACCGTACAGGGCTATAAGACCCGCTATTCCGAGGCCCCCTGCGACCTGGGTAAACATGAGGTAGAAGTAGAGGACGTATCCCCTTCCCGAGAACTTCATCCTGGAGAACGCATACGCTGCCGGTACCGCGAACAGCCACGTCAACAGTACGGCCAGTCCTGCCAGGATAAGGCTGTTCACTAGGTAGTGGAAGAACGTTGAGTTGACAAACTTCCCCAGTGTGGTAAAGTGCACGACGGTACCGGTCCCCCTCAGGAGGATAAACCTCTGTGCCAGCGGGCCGGAAACCGTTACCGACTTCACCTTACCCCCTGTCAGCATGAGGTTCCTGATCAGCCCAAACCCGACCGTACCGTTACTGGAAACACTTGTTAAGACCACCAGCCCGTGTACTTTTCCACTGAAGATCTGGGGAGTTGCGGTTTGTCGGACGCCCCCGCCACTGAGTTTAAAAGAGATCCCCGACACGGGGACTGAAAACGTGAACCCGATGAAGGGCCCGTATTTAACCACCCCCCTGAGGACTCCGTGTTCAATGTAGAGCATACCGTCTTTCAACATGGCGGTTCCCTCTACTGTCCCCGTGAAATTCTTGTTTATCGTGCTACCGGACAGCCCAAACAGAACCTGTTCGTACGAGTTGAAACTGGGGTGTTTAGGCGTCAGCTGGATATGAGTGGTTGCGAGGGTCGAGCCCGGCTCAAGTGATACTATGAATATATAGTACACCGGAAACAGTATTACCCCC
Coding sequences:
- a CDS encoding ABC transporter permease subunit gives rise to the protein MRVQRRFLLKSIAMTTLAIVVMGVILFPVYYIFIVSLEPGSTLATTHIQLTPKHPSFNSYEQVLFGLSGSTINKNFTGTVEGTAMLKDGMLYIEHGVLRGVVKYGPFIGFTFSVPVSGISFKLSGGGVRQTATPQIFSGKVHGLVVLTSVSSNGTVGFGLIRNLMLTGGKVKSVTVSGPLAQRFILLRGTGTVVHFTTLGKFVNSTFFHYLVNSLILAGLAVLLTWLFAVPAAYAFSRMKFSGRGYVLYFYLMFTQVAGGLGIAGLIALYGIVVKIGLYNKLPVLSLIYAAGGVPFNTWLLKGYIDSISPDFDEAAIIDGASYLQIIRYVLLPLALPGIATVSIFAFIGGWTEFILANLLLEQSNQPLAVWIWSLLSGVNRGIQWSYFAAAALLFALPVFILFMLAQNYIRSGLTLGGLKE